The following are encoded in a window of Sminthopsis crassicaudata isolate SCR6 chromosome 3, ASM4859323v1, whole genome shotgun sequence genomic DNA:
- the HLTF gene encoding helicase-like transcription factor isoform X2: MSWMFRRTDAPQVFFKVDPLWKYLQSFQYGVHGTFSHCTYPNLFSPFDPEDIVPPDDFIAGDEDLDSVLFGTLRGHVVGLRYYTGVVNNNEMVALQREPNNPYDKNAVKVNNVNGNQVGHIKKELAAPLAYIMDNKLAQVEGVVHYGTSNAFTMPVQMSFWGKEENRKAVLDQLKKHGFKLGPPPKSSGFNFGSSWSSERAGPSYSVPIHAAVQMTTEQLKTEFDKLFEDLKEDDKTREMEPAEAIETPLLPHQKQALAWMISRENSKELPPFWEQRNNSYYNTITNFSEKEPPENVLGGILADDMGLGKTLAAIAVILTNFYDGKPLPVEKTNELKEEHIIDKSAKHGENDDNEQVKELCKEECTASEEPSVSNIKEKSKDFKSEFTSTRPKRRKATVKYAESSDSEEVELNELPHKIKARPRQEQPVIKGRIKRSSKVKEDADFACALEPSAPLLKKKAMKKGATTLVHCSKKIDTEEKPRATLIICPLSVLSNWIDQFGQHIKSDVHLNLYVYYGPDRSKDPALLSKQDIVLTTYNILTYDYGSRGDSPLHKIRWLRVILDEGHTIRNPNAQQTKAALDLDAERRWVLTGTPIQNSLKDLWSLLSFLKLKPFTDREWWHRTIQRPVTMGDEGGLRRLQSLIKNITLRRTKTSKIKGKPVLELPERKVFIQHITLTDEERQIYQSVKNEGRAAIGRYFNEGTVLAHYADVLGLLLRLRQLCCHPHLFTNTTSSSGPSGDDTPEELRKKLISKMKLILSSGSDEECAICLDSLNIPVITHCAHVFCKPCICQVIQNEQPNAKCPLCRNDLRAENLVECPPEELNCSTEKKTDLEWMSSSKINALMHALIDLRKKNPQIKSLVVSQFTTFLSLLETPLKASGFVFTRLDGSMAQKKRVESIQCFQKTEAGSPTIMLLSLKAGGVGLNLCAASRVFLMDPAWNPAAEDQCFDRCHRLGQKQEVVITKFIVKDSVEENMLKIQNKKRELAAGAFGTKKPNASEMKQAKINEIRTLIDL, encoded by the exons ATGTCCTGGATGTTCAGGAG GACGGACGCGCCCCAGGTGTTCTTTAAAGT AGATCCTCTTTGGAAATATTTGCAGTCTTTCCAATATGGAGTCCATGGAACTTTTTCGCACTGCACCTATcccaatttattttctccttttgatcctGAAGACATTGTCCCTCCAGATGACTTTATAGCTGGTGATGAAGATCTAGATTCAGTTTTATTTGGAACTTTAAGAGGTCATGTGGTTGGATTACGATATTATACAGGAGTG gttaataataatgaaatggtGGCACTTCAGAGAGAGCCTAATAATCCATATGACAAAAATGCAGTGAAAGTAAATAATGTCAATGGAAATCAGGTGGGTCACATAAAGAAAGAACTTGCAGCCCCTCTGGCCTACATCATGGACAACAAACTGGCTCAAGTAGAAGG GGTGGTCCATTATGGAACAAGCAATGCTTTTACTATGCCTGTTCAGATGagtttttggggaaaagaagaaaatagaaaagcagtTTTAGATCAGTTGAAAAAACATGGATTTAAATTGGGGCCTCCACCAAAAA GTTCAGGATTTAATTTTGGTAGTAGTTGGAGTTCTGAAAGAGCTGGACCAAGTTATAGTGTACCTATTCATGCTGCTGTGCAAATGACAACTGAACAG CTCAAAACAGAATTTGACAAATTGTTTGAAGATTTAAAAGAAGATGATAAAACTCGTGAAATGGAACCAGCTGAG GCGATTGAAACACCTTTACTTCCACACCAGAAACAAGCATTGGCTTGGATGATTTCACGTGAAAACAGCAAAGAACTACCTCCATTTTGGGAACAAAGAAATAACTCCTACTATAACACAATTACCAATTTTTCTGAAAAGGAACCACCAGAGAATGTTCTTGGAGGAATTTTAGCTGATGATATGGGTTtg gGTAAAACTCTTGCAGCCATTGCAGTGATCCTAACCAACTTCTATGATGGCAAGCCTCTTCCTGTTGAAAAAACTAATGAGTTGAAGGAG gaacatatTATTGATAAATCTGCAAAACATGGAGAAAATGATGACAATGAACAAGTGAAGGAACTATGTAAAG AAGAATGCACTGCTAGTGAAGAACCCAGTGTTTCAAACATCAAGGAGAAAAGTAAAGATTTCAAGTCAGAATTTACAAGTACTCGTCCCAAAAG aagaaaagcCACTGTTAAATATGCTGAAAGCAGTGACTCAGAAGAGGTGGAATTAAATGAATTACCACATAAAATAAAAG CCAGACCTAGACAGGAACAGCCAGTGATTAAAGGCAGAATTAAAA gaTCTTCTAAGGTTAAAGAAGATGCAGACTTTGCATGTGCACTTGAGCCATCTGCCCCTCTGCTAAAAAAGAAAGCCATGAAAAAAG GAGCTACTACCCTAGTACATTGCTCTAAGAAAATTGACACTGAAGAGAAACCAAGAGCAACATTGATCATCTGTCCTCTTTCTGTTTTAAGCAACTGGATT gatcagTTTGGACAGCATATAAAATCAGATGTGCACTTAAATTTGTATGTTTACTATGGTCCTGATCGTAGCAAAGACCCTGCTTTGCTTTCAAAACAAGATATTGTGTTGActacatataatattttaacttATGATTATGGA aGCAGAGGGGACAGTCCATTACACAAAATAAGGTGGCTGAGAGTAATTCTGGATGAAGGCCATACCATCCGGAATCCAAATGCTCAGCAAACAAAAGCTGCATTAGATCTAGATGCTGAAAGAAGATGGGTGCTGACGG gtactcCAATCCAGAATTCATTAAAGGACTTGTGGtcattgctttcctttttaaaactgaAGCCATTTACTGATAGAGAATGGTGGCACCGAACAATTCAGCGTCCTGTGACGATGGGGGACGAGGGGGGACTTCG gcGTTTACAGtccttaattaaaaatattacccTCAGAAggacaaaaacaagcaaaattaaAGGCAAACCTGTTTTGGAGTTACCAGAGCGTAAAGTATTTATTCAGCACATTACACTTACTGACGAAGAGAGACAGATTTACCAATCTGTAAAGAATGAAGGCCGAGCCGCAATTGGCAG GTATTTTAATGAAGGCACTGTGCTTGCACACTATGCAGATGTCTTGGGCCTTTTGCTCAGATTGAGACAATTATGTTGTCATCCTCATCTCTTTACAAATACAACATCTTCCAGTGGTCCCTCAG GAGATGATACACCTGAAGAACTACGAAAGAAGTTGATTAGCAAGATGAAGTTAATTCTGAGCTCGGGTTCAGATGAAGAGTGTGCAATTTGCTTGGATTCTTTAAATATTCCTGTGATAACTCATTGTGCACATGTGTTTTGTAAACCATGCATTTGTCAAGTAATCCAGAATGAGCAG CCAAATGCCAAATGCCCCTTATGCAGAAATGACTTACGAGCAGAAAATTTGGTAGAGTGTCCTCCAGAGGAATTGAACTGTAGTACTGAGAAAAAGACTGATCTGGAATGGATGTCCAGTTCAAAG atcaATGCTCTAATGCATGCTTTGATTGACTTAAGAAAGAAGAACCCCCAAATCAAAAGTTTAGTTGTTTCTCAATTCACAACTTTCCTGTCTTTATTAGAAACACCACTTAA aGCATCTGGATTTGTATTTACTCGTTTGGATGGTTCCATGGCCCAGAAAAAGAGAGTTGAGTCAATTCAGTGTTTTCAGAAAACTGAAGCAGGATCTCCTACGATAATGCTTCTTTCTCTAAAAGCTGGTGGAGTTGGTTTGAATCTCTGTGCAGCCTCTCGAGTATTTTTAATGGATCCA GCCTGGAATCCTGCTGCTGAAGATCAGTGCTTTGACAGATGTCACAGACTTGGCCAGAAGCAGGAAGTAGTCATCACAAAG ttcATTGTGAAGGACTCTGTGGAAGAAAATATGCTGAAAATACAGAACAAAAAGAGGGAACTTGCTGCAGGAGCCTTTGGAACTAAAAAGCCTAATGCCAGTGAGATGAAGCAAGCCAAAATTAATGAGATTAGAACTTTAATTGATTTGTAA
- the HLTF gene encoding helicase-like transcription factor isoform X6, with product MSWMFRRTDAPQVFFKVDPLWKYLQSFQYGVHGTFSHCTYPNLFSPFDPEDIVPPDDFIAGDEDLDSVLFGTLRGHVVGLRYYTGVVNNNEMVALQREPNNPYDKNAVKVNNVNGNQVGHIKKELAAPLAYIMDNKLAQVEGVVHYGTSNAFTMPVQMSFWGKEENRKAVLDQLKKHGFKLGPPPKSSGFNFGSSWSSERAGPSYSVPIHAAVQMTTEQLKTEFDKLFEDLKEDDKTREMEPAEAIETPLLPHQKQALAWMISRENSKELPPFWEQRNNSYYNTITNFSEKEPPENVLGGILADDMGLGKTLAAIAVILTNFYDGKPLPVEKTNELKEEHIIDKSAKHGENDDNEQVKELCKEECTASEEPSVSNIKEKSKDFKSEFTSTRPKRRKATVKYAESSDSEEVELNELPHKIKGSSKVKEDADFACALEPSAPLLKKKAMKKGATTLVHCSKKIDTEEKPRATLIICPLSVLSNWIDQFGQHIKSDVHLNLYVYYGPDRSKDPALLSKQDIVLTTYNILTYDYGSRGDSPLHKIRWLRVILDEGHTIRNPNAQQTKAALDLDAERRWVLTGTPIQNSLKDLWSLLSFLKLKPFTDREWWHRTIQRPVTMGDEGGLRRLQSLIKNITLRRTKTSKIKGKPVLELPERKVFIQHITLTDEERQIYQSVKNEGRAAIGRYFNEGTVLAHYADVLGLLLRLRQLCCHPHLFTNTTSSSGPSGDDTPEELRKKLISKMKLILSSGSDEECAICLDSLNIPVITHCAHVFCKPCICQVIQNEQPNAKCPLCRNDLRAENLVECPPEELNCSTEKKTDLEWMSSSKINALMHALIDLRKKNPQIKSLVVSQFTTFLSLLETPLKASGFVFTRLDGSMAQKKRVESIQCFQKTEAGSPTIMLLSLKAGGVGLNLCAASRVFLMDPAWNPAAEDQCFDRCHRLGQKQEVVITKFIVKDSVEENMLKIQNKKRELAAGAFGTKKPNASEMKQAKINEIRTLIDL from the exons ATGTCCTGGATGTTCAGGAG GACGGACGCGCCCCAGGTGTTCTTTAAAGT AGATCCTCTTTGGAAATATTTGCAGTCTTTCCAATATGGAGTCCATGGAACTTTTTCGCACTGCACCTATcccaatttattttctccttttgatcctGAAGACATTGTCCCTCCAGATGACTTTATAGCTGGTGATGAAGATCTAGATTCAGTTTTATTTGGAACTTTAAGAGGTCATGTGGTTGGATTACGATATTATACAGGAGTG gttaataataatgaaatggtGGCACTTCAGAGAGAGCCTAATAATCCATATGACAAAAATGCAGTGAAAGTAAATAATGTCAATGGAAATCAGGTGGGTCACATAAAGAAAGAACTTGCAGCCCCTCTGGCCTACATCATGGACAACAAACTGGCTCAAGTAGAAGG GGTGGTCCATTATGGAACAAGCAATGCTTTTACTATGCCTGTTCAGATGagtttttggggaaaagaagaaaatagaaaagcagtTTTAGATCAGTTGAAAAAACATGGATTTAAATTGGGGCCTCCACCAAAAA GTTCAGGATTTAATTTTGGTAGTAGTTGGAGTTCTGAAAGAGCTGGACCAAGTTATAGTGTACCTATTCATGCTGCTGTGCAAATGACAACTGAACAG CTCAAAACAGAATTTGACAAATTGTTTGAAGATTTAAAAGAAGATGATAAAACTCGTGAAATGGAACCAGCTGAG GCGATTGAAACACCTTTACTTCCACACCAGAAACAAGCATTGGCTTGGATGATTTCACGTGAAAACAGCAAAGAACTACCTCCATTTTGGGAACAAAGAAATAACTCCTACTATAACACAATTACCAATTTTTCTGAAAAGGAACCACCAGAGAATGTTCTTGGAGGAATTTTAGCTGATGATATGGGTTtg gGTAAAACTCTTGCAGCCATTGCAGTGATCCTAACCAACTTCTATGATGGCAAGCCTCTTCCTGTTGAAAAAACTAATGAGTTGAAGGAG gaacatatTATTGATAAATCTGCAAAACATGGAGAAAATGATGACAATGAACAAGTGAAGGAACTATGTAAAG AAGAATGCACTGCTAGTGAAGAACCCAGTGTTTCAAACATCAAGGAGAAAAGTAAAGATTTCAAGTCAGAATTTACAAGTACTCGTCCCAAAAG aagaaaagcCACTGTTAAATATGCTGAAAGCAGTGACTCAGAAGAGGTGGAATTAAATGAATTACCACATAAAATAAAAG gaTCTTCTAAGGTTAAAGAAGATGCAGACTTTGCATGTGCACTTGAGCCATCTGCCCCTCTGCTAAAAAAGAAAGCCATGAAAAAAG GAGCTACTACCCTAGTACATTGCTCTAAGAAAATTGACACTGAAGAGAAACCAAGAGCAACATTGATCATCTGTCCTCTTTCTGTTTTAAGCAACTGGATT gatcagTTTGGACAGCATATAAAATCAGATGTGCACTTAAATTTGTATGTTTACTATGGTCCTGATCGTAGCAAAGACCCTGCTTTGCTTTCAAAACAAGATATTGTGTTGActacatataatattttaacttATGATTATGGA aGCAGAGGGGACAGTCCATTACACAAAATAAGGTGGCTGAGAGTAATTCTGGATGAAGGCCATACCATCCGGAATCCAAATGCTCAGCAAACAAAAGCTGCATTAGATCTAGATGCTGAAAGAAGATGGGTGCTGACGG gtactcCAATCCAGAATTCATTAAAGGACTTGTGGtcattgctttcctttttaaaactgaAGCCATTTACTGATAGAGAATGGTGGCACCGAACAATTCAGCGTCCTGTGACGATGGGGGACGAGGGGGGACTTCG gcGTTTACAGtccttaattaaaaatattacccTCAGAAggacaaaaacaagcaaaattaaAGGCAAACCTGTTTTGGAGTTACCAGAGCGTAAAGTATTTATTCAGCACATTACACTTACTGACGAAGAGAGACAGATTTACCAATCTGTAAAGAATGAAGGCCGAGCCGCAATTGGCAG GTATTTTAATGAAGGCACTGTGCTTGCACACTATGCAGATGTCTTGGGCCTTTTGCTCAGATTGAGACAATTATGTTGTCATCCTCATCTCTTTACAAATACAACATCTTCCAGTGGTCCCTCAG GAGATGATACACCTGAAGAACTACGAAAGAAGTTGATTAGCAAGATGAAGTTAATTCTGAGCTCGGGTTCAGATGAAGAGTGTGCAATTTGCTTGGATTCTTTAAATATTCCTGTGATAACTCATTGTGCACATGTGTTTTGTAAACCATGCATTTGTCAAGTAATCCAGAATGAGCAG CCAAATGCCAAATGCCCCTTATGCAGAAATGACTTACGAGCAGAAAATTTGGTAGAGTGTCCTCCAGAGGAATTGAACTGTAGTACTGAGAAAAAGACTGATCTGGAATGGATGTCCAGTTCAAAG atcaATGCTCTAATGCATGCTTTGATTGACTTAAGAAAGAAGAACCCCCAAATCAAAAGTTTAGTTGTTTCTCAATTCACAACTTTCCTGTCTTTATTAGAAACACCACTTAA aGCATCTGGATTTGTATTTACTCGTTTGGATGGTTCCATGGCCCAGAAAAAGAGAGTTGAGTCAATTCAGTGTTTTCAGAAAACTGAAGCAGGATCTCCTACGATAATGCTTCTTTCTCTAAAAGCTGGTGGAGTTGGTTTGAATCTCTGTGCAGCCTCTCGAGTATTTTTAATGGATCCA GCCTGGAATCCTGCTGCTGAAGATCAGTGCTTTGACAGATGTCACAGACTTGGCCAGAAGCAGGAAGTAGTCATCACAAAG ttcATTGTGAAGGACTCTGTGGAAGAAAATATGCTGAAAATACAGAACAAAAAGAGGGAACTTGCTGCAGGAGCCTTTGGAACTAAAAAGCCTAATGCCAGTGAGATGAAGCAAGCCAAAATTAATGAGATTAGAACTTTAATTGATTTGTAA
- the HLTF gene encoding helicase-like transcription factor isoform X3: protein MSWMFRRDPLWKYLQSFQYGVHGTFSHCTYPNLFSPFDPEDIVPPDDFIAGDEDLDSVLFGTLRGHVVGLRYYTGVVNNNEMVALQREPNNPYDKNAVKVNNVNGNQVGHIKKELAAPLAYIMDNKLAQVEGVVHYGTSNAFTMPVQMSFWGKEENRKAVLDQLKKHGFKLGPPPKSSGFNFGSSWSSERAGPSYSVPIHAAVQMTTEQLKTEFDKLFEDLKEDDKTREMEPAEAIETPLLPHQKQALAWMISRENSKELPPFWEQRNNSYYNTITNFSEKEPPENVLGGILADDMGLGKTLAAIAVILTNFYDGKPLPVEKTNELKEEHIIDKSAKHGENDDNEQVKELCKVEECTASEEPSVSNIKEKSKDFKSEFTSTRPKRRKATVKYAESSDSEEVELNELPHKIKARPRQEQPVIKGRIKRSSKVKEDADFACALEPSAPLLKKKAMKKGATTLVHCSKKIDTEEKPRATLIICPLSVLSNWIDQFGQHIKSDVHLNLYVYYGPDRSKDPALLSKQDIVLTTYNILTYDYGSRGDSPLHKIRWLRVILDEGHTIRNPNAQQTKAALDLDAERRWVLTGTPIQNSLKDLWSLLSFLKLKPFTDREWWHRTIQRPVTMGDEGGLRRLQSLIKNITLRRTKTSKIKGKPVLELPERKVFIQHITLTDEERQIYQSVKNEGRAAIGRYFNEGTVLAHYADVLGLLLRLRQLCCHPHLFTNTTSSSGPSGDDTPEELRKKLISKMKLILSSGSDEECAICLDSLNIPVITHCAHVFCKPCICQVIQNEQPNAKCPLCRNDLRAENLVECPPEELNCSTEKKTDLEWMSSSKINALMHALIDLRKKNPQIKSLVVSQFTTFLSLLETPLKASGFVFTRLDGSMAQKKRVESIQCFQKTEAGSPTIMLLSLKAGGVGLNLCAASRVFLMDPAWNPAAEDQCFDRCHRLGQKQEVVITKFIVKDSVEENMLKIQNKKRELAAGAFGTKKPNASEMKQAKINEIRTLIDL from the exons ATGTCCTGGATGTTCAGGAG AGATCCTCTTTGGAAATATTTGCAGTCTTTCCAATATGGAGTCCATGGAACTTTTTCGCACTGCACCTATcccaatttattttctccttttgatcctGAAGACATTGTCCCTCCAGATGACTTTATAGCTGGTGATGAAGATCTAGATTCAGTTTTATTTGGAACTTTAAGAGGTCATGTGGTTGGATTACGATATTATACAGGAGTG gttaataataatgaaatggtGGCACTTCAGAGAGAGCCTAATAATCCATATGACAAAAATGCAGTGAAAGTAAATAATGTCAATGGAAATCAGGTGGGTCACATAAAGAAAGAACTTGCAGCCCCTCTGGCCTACATCATGGACAACAAACTGGCTCAAGTAGAAGG GGTGGTCCATTATGGAACAAGCAATGCTTTTACTATGCCTGTTCAGATGagtttttggggaaaagaagaaaatagaaaagcagtTTTAGATCAGTTGAAAAAACATGGATTTAAATTGGGGCCTCCACCAAAAA GTTCAGGATTTAATTTTGGTAGTAGTTGGAGTTCTGAAAGAGCTGGACCAAGTTATAGTGTACCTATTCATGCTGCTGTGCAAATGACAACTGAACAG CTCAAAACAGAATTTGACAAATTGTTTGAAGATTTAAAAGAAGATGATAAAACTCGTGAAATGGAACCAGCTGAG GCGATTGAAACACCTTTACTTCCACACCAGAAACAAGCATTGGCTTGGATGATTTCACGTGAAAACAGCAAAGAACTACCTCCATTTTGGGAACAAAGAAATAACTCCTACTATAACACAATTACCAATTTTTCTGAAAAGGAACCACCAGAGAATGTTCTTGGAGGAATTTTAGCTGATGATATGGGTTtg gGTAAAACTCTTGCAGCCATTGCAGTGATCCTAACCAACTTCTATGATGGCAAGCCTCTTCCTGTTGAAAAAACTAATGAGTTGAAGGAG gaacatatTATTGATAAATCTGCAAAACATGGAGAAAATGATGACAATGAACAAGTGAAGGAACTATGTAAAG TAGAAGAATGCACTGCTAGTGAAGAACCCAGTGTTTCAAACATCAAGGAGAAAAGTAAAGATTTCAAGTCAGAATTTACAAGTACTCGTCCCAAAAG aagaaaagcCACTGTTAAATATGCTGAAAGCAGTGACTCAGAAGAGGTGGAATTAAATGAATTACCACATAAAATAAAAG CCAGACCTAGACAGGAACAGCCAGTGATTAAAGGCAGAATTAAAA gaTCTTCTAAGGTTAAAGAAGATGCAGACTTTGCATGTGCACTTGAGCCATCTGCCCCTCTGCTAAAAAAGAAAGCCATGAAAAAAG GAGCTACTACCCTAGTACATTGCTCTAAGAAAATTGACACTGAAGAGAAACCAAGAGCAACATTGATCATCTGTCCTCTTTCTGTTTTAAGCAACTGGATT gatcagTTTGGACAGCATATAAAATCAGATGTGCACTTAAATTTGTATGTTTACTATGGTCCTGATCGTAGCAAAGACCCTGCTTTGCTTTCAAAACAAGATATTGTGTTGActacatataatattttaacttATGATTATGGA aGCAGAGGGGACAGTCCATTACACAAAATAAGGTGGCTGAGAGTAATTCTGGATGAAGGCCATACCATCCGGAATCCAAATGCTCAGCAAACAAAAGCTGCATTAGATCTAGATGCTGAAAGAAGATGGGTGCTGACGG gtactcCAATCCAGAATTCATTAAAGGACTTGTGGtcattgctttcctttttaaaactgaAGCCATTTACTGATAGAGAATGGTGGCACCGAACAATTCAGCGTCCTGTGACGATGGGGGACGAGGGGGGACTTCG gcGTTTACAGtccttaattaaaaatattacccTCAGAAggacaaaaacaagcaaaattaaAGGCAAACCTGTTTTGGAGTTACCAGAGCGTAAAGTATTTATTCAGCACATTACACTTACTGACGAAGAGAGACAGATTTACCAATCTGTAAAGAATGAAGGCCGAGCCGCAATTGGCAG GTATTTTAATGAAGGCACTGTGCTTGCACACTATGCAGATGTCTTGGGCCTTTTGCTCAGATTGAGACAATTATGTTGTCATCCTCATCTCTTTACAAATACAACATCTTCCAGTGGTCCCTCAG GAGATGATACACCTGAAGAACTACGAAAGAAGTTGATTAGCAAGATGAAGTTAATTCTGAGCTCGGGTTCAGATGAAGAGTGTGCAATTTGCTTGGATTCTTTAAATATTCCTGTGATAACTCATTGTGCACATGTGTTTTGTAAACCATGCATTTGTCAAGTAATCCAGAATGAGCAG CCAAATGCCAAATGCCCCTTATGCAGAAATGACTTACGAGCAGAAAATTTGGTAGAGTGTCCTCCAGAGGAATTGAACTGTAGTACTGAGAAAAAGACTGATCTGGAATGGATGTCCAGTTCAAAG atcaATGCTCTAATGCATGCTTTGATTGACTTAAGAAAGAAGAACCCCCAAATCAAAAGTTTAGTTGTTTCTCAATTCACAACTTTCCTGTCTTTATTAGAAACACCACTTAA aGCATCTGGATTTGTATTTACTCGTTTGGATGGTTCCATGGCCCAGAAAAAGAGAGTTGAGTCAATTCAGTGTTTTCAGAAAACTGAAGCAGGATCTCCTACGATAATGCTTCTTTCTCTAAAAGCTGGTGGAGTTGGTTTGAATCTCTGTGCAGCCTCTCGAGTATTTTTAATGGATCCA GCCTGGAATCCTGCTGCTGAAGATCAGTGCTTTGACAGATGTCACAGACTTGGCCAGAAGCAGGAAGTAGTCATCACAAAG ttcATTGTGAAGGACTCTGTGGAAGAAAATATGCTGAAAATACAGAACAAAAAGAGGGAACTTGCTGCAGGAGCCTTTGGAACTAAAAAGCCTAATGCCAGTGAGATGAAGCAAGCCAAAATTAATGAGATTAGAACTTTAATTGATTTGTAA